The window GAAAAGTTATGAATGGTTGGAGGATTTTGTTCAAAATATCGCCAAGCCTATGATGATTATATCCCATGACCGATATTTTCTGAATAATGTGGTAAACAATATATGGGAGTTGACTTCCCGGGGGTTAAACACATATCAAGGTAATTACTCCGGCTATAAAATTCAAAAGGAAATTGAACGGAAGAGCGTTGCTAAAGAGTATTATAACCAGCAAATAAAAATTCAACAACTCAAACAGGTGATAAATCAAAGAAGAAATTGGTATGATAGTGCCCATAAAGCAGCAGGGAAAAACGACTTTTATAGGTCTAAAGCCAAAAAGCATTCAAATGTTTTAAAGGCAAAACAGAGGGAACTGGAAAGGATAGAAAAATCAAAAATAGATAAGCCTGAAAAGATAGTTTCTCCTGCTTTTGAAGTTATAAATAAGAACATTATTGTCAATAAGCTTCCGCCATTTCTTGTTAGAGGGGAAAACTTGTGTAAAAGTTTTGGTGAGAAAAAGATTTTTCAGGACATTTCTTTCGATATAAAGCGTAAGGATAAGATTGCACTGATTGGGCAAAACGGCGTCGGGAAGACAACTTTTCTTAAGATAGTATGCGGAATCGATAAAAACTATAGTGGAAGTGTTACTGTAAATCCCTCTGTCAAGGTAGGTTATTTTGCCCAAGAGCTGGATAATTTAGATAGCGAGTCTACAGTACTTGATAGTGTTTTAAATGAAAGAGCTACTGCAGAAGAAACTAGATTGCTTCTCGCTTGTTTACTTTTTCCAGGTCAAGAGGTCTACAAAAAAATAGGTGATTTGAGTATGGGAGAAAAGGGTAGGGTCGCCTTTGCAAAGCTTATATTATCCGATGCCAATCTGCTTGTATTGGATGAGCCTACAAATTATATGGATATTCAATCTAAAGAGAAAGTTGAAGAGGCATTAGGACAATTTGAAGGAAGCATTCTTTTTGTTTCTCATGACAGATATCTCATTCAAAGGTTGGCCAGCAGAGTTTTCATGATAGATGATAAAAGTTTGCACTGTTATGATGGAGGCTATCGATACTATTTAAATAAACGTAAAGAACAAAAGAAAGAAGAGAAAATAGGTACAGAATACAAATATCTAGCCGATAGTATTAGACGGTTAGAATATGAGTTGGCTTTTCTAGGTGGCAAACTGAGTGAAGTTTCGGATGAGGAAGAAAAGGAAAGACTGAACAAAAGATATTTAGAAATTGCAAAGCGACTTAATAGGAATAGAGAGAAACTTTCTAAACTCTAATTTGATATAGGTAACTTTTGTTACCTATATTTTTTTGTATTAAGTAGCAAGATATAACAAAGTGGCATTTGTTTGCTATCTGCTTTGCAAGTTTTAATTGATAGCGAAAGGGTATAAATATTTTAAACGATGAGGAGGTAAAACAATGAGTGAGATTATAAACAATAGGGAATATAGGCAAAAAGTTTTAAAGGAATTGATCATGGAGCTGCATGAAGGCAAAAGTATGGAACAAGTAAAGGCAAGATTTGAAAAGTTAATTGAAGGAGTAAGTGCAGCGGAAATTTCTGAAATGGAGCAAAACCTGATAATGGAAGGTATGCCGGTGGAAGAGGTTCAAAGACTATGCGATGTGCATGCAGCAGTATTTAAAGGCTCTATAGAGGAAATCCATAAATCCCAATCTTTGCTGGATATACCAGGACATCCTCTTCATACTTTTGATGCGGAAAATCAGGCTGTAGAACAATACATAGAAGATAATGTGAAGCCTCATTTAGAATCATACAAACAAGGGGGAGATATCCAGAGCAAAAATGCTTTAATGCAGGATTTCAACATATTATGGGATTTGGACAAACACTATAAGAGGAAAGAAAATTTATTATTTCCCTACCTTGAGAGACATGGGATTACCGCTCCTCCTAAGGTGATGTGGGGAGTAGACGATGAAATCCGGCAAGAGATGAAAGAAATTAGAACCGTGCTTGCCCATGATGAACCGAATAAAGACGAAGTGGTAGAGAAAGTTCAGCAGGTATTGAACAAAATTACTGAAATGATATTTAAGGAAGACAGTATATTATTTCCCATGGCTATCGATACACTTACAGAAGATGAATGGATTGAGATTGAGCAGGAGAGCGATGAAATAGGGTATTGTATTACAGAACCACAGGGTAAATGGGTTCCAGAGCGGGTAGATG is drawn from Clostridia bacterium and contains these coding sequences:
- the abc-f gene encoding ABC-F type ribosomal protection protein, whose protein sequence is MDLYFSDLSKSYQGQNVFKNITGQINYKDKIGLVGANGVGKTTLARILAGEENSDKGQITYSPCNAKVLYIEQYPVFDINVSVYQQVLEMVSSNSNNDIKDIGAIVKRTLNKVGLDEQKWERKARSLSGGEKTKLSLCKAMVSDFDFLILDEPTNHLDMKSYEWLEDFVQNIAKPMMIISHDRYFLNNVVNNIWELTSRGLNTYQGNYSGYKIQKEIERKSVAKEYYNQQIKIQQLKQVINQRRNWYDSAHKAAGKNDFYRSKAKKHSNVLKAKQRELERIEKSKIDKPEKIVSPAFEVINKNIIVNKLPPFLVRGENLCKSFGEKKIFQDISFDIKRKDKIALIGQNGVGKTTFLKIVCGIDKNYSGSVTVNPSVKVGYFAQELDNLDSESTVLDSVLNERATAEETRLLLACLLFPGQEVYKKIGDLSMGEKGRVAFAKLILSDANLLVLDEPTNYMDIQSKEKVEEALGQFEGSILFVSHDRYLIQRLASRVFMIDDKSLHCYDGGYRYYLNKRKEQKKEEKIGTEYKYLADSIRRLEYELAFLGGKLSEVSDEEEKERLNKRYLEIAKRLNRNREKLSKL
- a CDS encoding DUF438 domain-containing protein, with the protein product MSEIINNREYRQKVLKELIMELHEGKSMEQVKARFEKLIEGVSAAEISEMEQNLIMEGMPVEEVQRLCDVHAAVFKGSIEEIHKSQSLLDIPGHPLHTFDAENQAVEQYIEDNVKPHLESYKQGGDIQSKNALMQDFNILWDLDKHYKRKENLLFPYLERHGITAPPKVMWGVDDEIRQEMKEIRTVLAHDEPNKDEVVEKVQQVLNKITEMIFKEDSILFPMAIDTLTEDEWIEIEQESDEIGYCITEPQGKWVPERVDVESKTAIDQQQDWEGYVKFDTGILSFEEISTIFNTMPFDITFIDKDDIVKYFSKGEERIFARTKAVIGRSVQNCHPPASVHIVNDMLKDFKSGKKDREEFWINTGGLYVYIQYFAVRNEKSEYIGTLEVTQNIKPIQQIQGEKRLVAD